In a single window of the Nymphalis io chromosome 20, ilAglIoxx1.1, whole genome shotgun sequence genome:
- the LOC126776370 gene encoding serine-arginine protein 55 isoform X5: protein MVGSRVYVGGLPFGVRERDLEKFFKGFGRIKDILIKNGYGFVEFEDYRDADDAVYELNGKELLGERVVVEPARGIDRSADRYRRDRYYERDRGRSRYDDYNYRYGPPTRTEYRLIVENLSSRISWQDLKDYMRQAGEVTYADAHKQHRNEGVVEFATHSDMRAAMEKLDGTELNGRRVRLVEDRRSSRRRTRSSSSRSRSRSRERRRSSRSRSRRSSRSRSKSRPKSKSPEAKSRSRSRSKDRSRSRSASRKSERRSESRQSRERSVSHKSPDRNGRTSPSRSKSKSKSKSKSRSPKHDSKERSRSRSKDAASPKREEERRESKSRSRSRSRSASRERSMSRDRSRSASPRPNGDAPEERASAERSPRSGE from the exons ATGGTGGGATCACGTGTCTATGTTGGCGGTCTGCCCTTTGGTGTACGGGAAAGAGATTTAGAAAAATTCTTTAAAGGATTTGGAAGGATCAAAGACATTCTTATCAAGAACGGTTATGGATTTGTG gaATTTGAAGATTATAGAGATGCAGATGATGCTGTCTAtgaattaaatggaaaagaacTCCTAGGAGAAAG GGTGGTGGTGGAGCCGGCGAGGGGCATCGACCGCAGCGCAGACCGCTACCGTCGCGACCGCTACTACGAACGAGACCGCGGCCGGTCGCGATACGA TGACTACAATTACAGATACGGCCCGCCGACGCGCACGGAGTATCGACTTATCGTCGAAAATCTGTCTAGCCGCATTAGCTGGCAG GACTTGAAGGATTATATGCGCCAAGCCGGCGAAGTAACTTACGCAGATGCGCATAAGCAACACAGAAATGAAGG CGTGGTCGAGTTCGCGACTCACTCCGACATGCGCGCGGCAATGGAGAAGTTGGACGGCACGGAACTGAATGGGCGTCGCGTCCGGCTCGTGGAGGACCGACGCTCGTCGCGCCGCCGCACGCGCTCGTCGTCCAGCCGCTCGCGCTCGCGCAGTCGGGAGAGACGCCGCTCCAG TAGATCTCGTTCCCGCCGATCGTCCCGCTCGCGCTCCAAGTCTCGCCCGAAGAGCAAGAGTCCCGAAGCCAAGTCCCGGTCGAGATCCAGATCTAA GGATCGCAGCCGTTCGAGATCAGCTTCCCGTAAGTCCGAGCGTCGGTCAGAGTCCCGCCAGTCCCGCGAACGCTCCGTCTCCCACAAATCACCCGACCGCAACGGAAGAACGTCGCCGTCCCgctcaaagtcaaagtcaaagtccaAGTCCAAGTCCCGCTCGCCGAAACATGACTCCAA GGAGAGATCTCGCTCCCGCAGCAAGGACGCAGCTTCACCGAAACGTGAGGAGGAACGCCGCGAAAGCAAGTCCCGCTCTCGCTCTCGATCTCGGTCGGCGTCCCGCGAGCGCTCCATGTCCCGCGACCGGTCCCGCTCGGCCTCCCCGCGACCGAATGGTGACGCGCCCGAAGAACGTGCCAGCGCTGAACGCTCTCCGCGCAGCGGCGAATAA
- the LOC126776370 gene encoding serine-arginine protein 55 isoform X8, protein MVGSRVYVGGLPFGVRERDLEKFFKGFGRIKDILIKNGYGFVEFEDYRDADDAVYELNGKELLGERVVVEPARGIDRSADRYRRDRYYERDRGRSRYDDYNYRYGPPTRTEYRLIVENLSSRISWQDLKDYMRQAGEVTYADAHKQHRNEGVVEFATHSDMRAAMEKLDGTELNGRRVRLVEDRRSSRRRTRSSSSRSRSRSRERRRSRSRSRRSSRSRSKSRPKSKSPEAKSRSRSRSKERSRSRSKDAASPKREEERRESKSRSRSRSRSASRERSMSRDRSRSASPRPNGDAPEERASAERSPRSGE, encoded by the exons ATGGTGGGATCACGTGTCTATGTTGGCGGTCTGCCCTTTGGTGTACGGGAAAGAGATTTAGAAAAATTCTTTAAAGGATTTGGAAGGATCAAAGACATTCTTATCAAGAACGGTTATGGATTTGTG gaATTTGAAGATTATAGAGATGCAGATGATGCTGTCTAtgaattaaatggaaaagaacTCCTAGGAGAAAG GGTGGTGGTGGAGCCGGCGAGGGGCATCGACCGCAGCGCAGACCGCTACCGTCGCGACCGCTACTACGAACGAGACCGCGGCCGGTCGCGATACGA TGACTACAATTACAGATACGGCCCGCCGACGCGCACGGAGTATCGACTTATCGTCGAAAATCTGTCTAGCCGCATTAGCTGGCAG GACTTGAAGGATTATATGCGCCAAGCCGGCGAAGTAACTTACGCAGATGCGCATAAGCAACACAGAAATGAAGG CGTGGTCGAGTTCGCGACTCACTCCGACATGCGCGCGGCAATGGAGAAGTTGGACGGCACGGAACTGAATGGGCGTCGCGTCCGGCTCGTGGAGGACCGACGCTCGTCGCGCCGCCGCACGCGCTCGTCGTCCAGCCGCTCGCGCTCGCGCAGTCGGGAGAGACGCCGCTCCAG ATCTCGTTCCCGCCGATCGTCCCGCTCGCGCTCCAAGTCTCGCCCGAAGAGCAAGAGTCCCGAAGCCAAGTCCCGGTCGAGATCCAGATCTAA GGAGAGATCTCGCTCCCGCAGCAAGGACGCAGCTTCACCGAAACGTGAGGAGGAACGCCGCGAAAGCAAGTCCCGCTCTCGCTCTCGATCTCGGTCGGCGTCCCGCGAGCGCTCCATGTCCCGCGACCGGTCCCGCTCGGCCTCCCCGCGACCGAATGGTGACGCGCCCGAAGAACGTGCCAGCGCTGAACGCTCTCCGCGCAGCGGCGAATAA
- the LOC126776370 gene encoding serine-arginine protein 55 isoform X4, translated as MVGSRVYVGGLPFGVRERDLEKFFKGFGRIKDILIKNGYGFVEFEDYRDADDAVYELNGKELLGERVVVEPARGIDRSADRYRRDRYYERDRGRSRYEYGPPTRTEYRLIVENLSSRISWQDLKDYMRQAGEVTYADAHKQHRNEGVVEFATHSDMRAAMEKLDGTELNGRRVRLVEDRRSSRRRTRSSSSRSRSRSRERRRSRSRSRRSSRSRSKSRPKSKSPEAKSRSRSRSKCVISCAEQNLKSDRSRSRSASRKSERRSESRQSRERSVSHKSPDRNGRTSPSRSKSKSKSKSKSRSPKHDSKERSRSRSKDAASPKREEERRESKSRSRSRSRSASRERSMSRDRSRSASPRPNGDAPEERASAERSPRSGE; from the exons ATGGTGGGATCACGTGTCTATGTTGGCGGTCTGCCCTTTGGTGTACGGGAAAGAGATTTAGAAAAATTCTTTAAAGGATTTGGAAGGATCAAAGACATTCTTATCAAGAACGGTTATGGATTTGTG gaATTTGAAGATTATAGAGATGCAGATGATGCTGTCTAtgaattaaatggaaaagaacTCCTAGGAGAAAG GGTGGTGGTGGAGCCGGCGAGGGGCATCGACCGCAGCGCAGACCGCTACCGTCGCGACCGCTACTACGAACGAGACCGCGGCCGGTCGCGATACGA ATACGGCCCGCCGACGCGCACGGAGTATCGACTTATCGTCGAAAATCTGTCTAGCCGCATTAGCTGGCAG GACTTGAAGGATTATATGCGCCAAGCCGGCGAAGTAACTTACGCAGATGCGCATAAGCAACACAGAAATGAAGG CGTGGTCGAGTTCGCGACTCACTCCGACATGCGCGCGGCAATGGAGAAGTTGGACGGCACGGAACTGAATGGGCGTCGCGTCCGGCTCGTGGAGGACCGACGCTCGTCGCGCCGCCGCACGCGCTCGTCGTCCAGCCGCTCGCGCTCGCGCAGTCGGGAGAGACGCCGCTCCAG ATCTCGTTCCCGCCGATCGTCCCGCTCGCGCTCCAAGTCTCGCCCGAAGAGCAAGAGTCCCGAAGCCAAGTCCCGGTCGAGATCCAGATCTAA GTGTGTTATTTCATGTGCTGAGCAAAATTTAAAATC GGATCGCAGCCGTTCGAGATCAGCTTCCCGTAAGTCCGAGCGTCGGTCAGAGTCCCGCCAGTCCCGCGAACGCTCCGTCTCCCACAAATCACCCGACCGCAACGGAAGAACGTCGCCGTCCCgctcaaagtcaaagtcaaagtccaAGTCCAAGTCCCGCTCGCCGAAACATGACTCCAA GGAGAGATCTCGCTCCCGCAGCAAGGACGCAGCTTCACCGAAACGTGAGGAGGAACGCCGCGAAAGCAAGTCCCGCTCTCGCTCTCGATCTCGGTCGGCGTCCCGCGAGCGCTCCATGTCCCGCGACCGGTCCCGCTCGGCCTCCCCGCGACCGAATGGTGACGCGCCCGAAGAACGTGCCAGCGCTGAACGCTCTCCGCGCAGCGGCGAATAA
- the LOC126776370 gene encoding serine-arginine protein 55 isoform X7, giving the protein MVGSRVYVGGLPFGVRERDLEKFFKGFGRIKDILIKNGYGFVEFEDYRDADDAVYELNGKELLGERVVVEPARGIDRSADRYRRDRYYERDRGRSRYDDYNYRYGPPTRTEYRLIVENLSSRISWQDLKDYMRQAGEVTYADAHKQHRNEGVVEFATHSDMRAAMEKLDGTELNGRRVRLVEDRRSSRRRTRSSSSRSRSRSRERRRSSRSRSRRSSRSRSKSRPKSKSPEAKSRSRSRSKERSRSRSKDAASPKREEERRESKSRSRSRSRSASRERSMSRDRSRSASPRPNGDAPEERASAERSPRSGE; this is encoded by the exons ATGGTGGGATCACGTGTCTATGTTGGCGGTCTGCCCTTTGGTGTACGGGAAAGAGATTTAGAAAAATTCTTTAAAGGATTTGGAAGGATCAAAGACATTCTTATCAAGAACGGTTATGGATTTGTG gaATTTGAAGATTATAGAGATGCAGATGATGCTGTCTAtgaattaaatggaaaagaacTCCTAGGAGAAAG GGTGGTGGTGGAGCCGGCGAGGGGCATCGACCGCAGCGCAGACCGCTACCGTCGCGACCGCTACTACGAACGAGACCGCGGCCGGTCGCGATACGA TGACTACAATTACAGATACGGCCCGCCGACGCGCACGGAGTATCGACTTATCGTCGAAAATCTGTCTAGCCGCATTAGCTGGCAG GACTTGAAGGATTATATGCGCCAAGCCGGCGAAGTAACTTACGCAGATGCGCATAAGCAACACAGAAATGAAGG CGTGGTCGAGTTCGCGACTCACTCCGACATGCGCGCGGCAATGGAGAAGTTGGACGGCACGGAACTGAATGGGCGTCGCGTCCGGCTCGTGGAGGACCGACGCTCGTCGCGCCGCCGCACGCGCTCGTCGTCCAGCCGCTCGCGCTCGCGCAGTCGGGAGAGACGCCGCTCCAG TAGATCTCGTTCCCGCCGATCGTCCCGCTCGCGCTCCAAGTCTCGCCCGAAGAGCAAGAGTCCCGAAGCCAAGTCCCGGTCGAGATCCAGATCTAA GGAGAGATCTCGCTCCCGCAGCAAGGACGCAGCTTCACCGAAACGTGAGGAGGAACGCCGCGAAAGCAAGTCCCGCTCTCGCTCTCGATCTCGGTCGGCGTCCCGCGAGCGCTCCATGTCCCGCGACCGGTCCCGCTCGGCCTCCCCGCGACCGAATGGTGACGCGCCCGAAGAACGTGCCAGCGCTGAACGCTCTCCGCGCAGCGGCGAATAA
- the LOC126776324 gene encoding neurogenic locus protein delta isoform X2: MTKQSIADVGGPWIEEEQRWGNVGGAHLKLSYRVTCAAHYYGPGCEVLCRPRDDAFGHYTCSPSGEIVCKTGWTGDYCSKPRCLPGCDAEHGHCLKPDECICHSGWVGELCDQCERHPGCVHGTCSKPWDCICEEGWGGLFCNQDLNYCTNHRPCRNGGTCHNTGQGSYTCVCPPEYTGPDCEKSLHSCLVRPCQNGGACVPDESGELSCACPSGYEGARCETRRLTCADQPCRNGGTCEPRPSGFVCLCPPGYAGVDCAVEADPCAANPCRNGATCARAGDGFRCSCKPGFRGNRCEIDIDDCAGIICEHGGTCVDLVNGQRCQCAPGFLGPRCETRVDFCLAKPCANGGECHVLDNDYECRCRPGFAGKDCSIDVDECASSPCRNGGTCRDRVDGYHCNCPQGWGGKSCTVSLADFAASKPAGGHLRRVGDETPEEESLSGRHVALIAALSAVVPAAALAAAVAVACVRRRRKRAQNAADAEARAQNAANAGGGGRVIRNTWGKCEGPVPECQNAHNAAAEECKRKTLNTESAARLLAALDPRLSRLSADSAYCANSDTSLVKRALEGGGVYVLDDHCLPPTFATQV, translated from the exons ATGACAAAGCAGAGCATAGCTGACGTTGGAGGGCCATGGATAGAGGAGGAACAGCGGTGGGGCAATGTAGGCGGAGCACATCTAAAACTATCCTACCGGGTTACTTGTGCGGCGCACTACTACGGACCAGGGTGTGAAGTTCTCTGCAGACCAAGAGACGATGCCTTTGGACACTACACCTGTTCTCCTTCTGGTGAAATCGTTTGCAAGACCGGATGGACCGGGGATTACTGCTCGAAAC CGAGATGCCTGCCCGGCTGCGATGCGGAGCACGGCCACTGCCTCAAGCCCGACGAATGCAT tTGTCATTCGGGCTGGGTGGGCGAGCTCTGCGACCAGTGCGAGCGGCATCCGGGATGCGTGCACGGTACCTGTTCTAAGCCGTGGGACTGCATATGCGAGGAAGGCTGGGGTGGTCTATTCTGTAACCAAGATCTAAATTACTGTACGAATCATCGACCCTGTAGAAACGGTGGTACTTGCCACAACACCGGGCAAGGGAGTTACACCTGTGTCTGTCCACCTGAGTACACGGGTCCCGATTGCGAAAAATCACTCCACTCCTGCTTAGTCCGACCTTGTCAAAATGGAGGCGCCTGCGTTCCAGACGAGAGCGGAGAATTATCTTGCGCTTGTCCATCAGGCTACGAAGGAGCTCGCTGCGAAACGAGAAGACTGACTTGCGCAGACCAACCTTGTCGAAACGGTGGCACATGTGAACCACGACCCTCCGGCTTTGTATGTTTGTGTCCTCCGGGCTATGCGGGAGTCGATTGCGCTGTCGAAGCTGACCCCTGCGCTGCTAATCCCTGCCGAAATGGAGCAACTTGCGCACGTGCCGGAGATGGCTTTCGGTGCAGCTGTAAACCAGGTTTTAGGGGAAACCGATGCGAAATCGACATCGACGACTGCGCGGGTATAATTTGCGAACACGGAGGAACCTGCGTGGATTTAGTGAACGGACAGAGATGTCAATGTGCGCCTGGATTCCTAGGTCCGAGGTGCGAAACTCGCGTGGACTTCTGCCTAGCGAAACCCTGCGCGAACGGAGGGGAGTGTCACGTTTTGGACAACGACTATGAGTGCCGTTGTCGACCTGGTTTCGCAGGAAAGGACTGCAGCATCGACGTCGACGAGTGCGCCTCCTCCCCCTGCAGGAACGGCGGAACTTGCCGAGATCGTGTCGACGGCTACCATTGCAACTGTCCACAAGGCTGGGGAGGAAAGTCTTGCACAGTATCATTAGCCGATTTCGCGGCCTCGAAACCGGCGGGCGGACACCTGAGACGAGTCGGCGACGAAACGCCCGAAGAGGAGAGCTTGTCGGGGCGACACGTGGCGCTGATCGCGGCGCTGTCGGCCGTGGTGCCGGCGGCAGCACTAGCGGCCGCCGTGGCCGTCGCGTGCGTGCGGAGGAGGAGGAAGCGAGCGCAGAACGCCGCGGACGCAGAGGCGAGAGCGCAGAACGCGGCCAAcgcgggcggcggcgggcgcgTCATCCGGAACACGTGGGGCAAGTGCGAGGGGCCCGTGCCCGAGTGCCAGAACGCGCACAACGCGGCGGCCGAGGAGTGCAAGCGCAAGACGCTCAACACGGAGAGCGCCGCGCGGCTGCTGGCGGCGCTGGACCCGCGGCTGTCGCGGCTCTCCGCGGACTCGGCGTATTGCGCTAATAG CGATACGTCACTAGTGAAGCGAGCGCTAGAAGGCGGAGGGGTGTACGTGTTAGACGACCACTGCCTGCCGCCCACGTTCGCCACGCAAGTGTAG
- the LOC126776370 gene encoding serine-arginine protein 55 isoform X1, whose protein sequence is MVGSRVYVGGLPFGVRERDLEKFFKGFGRIKDILIKNGYGFVEFEDYRDADDAVYELNGKELLGERVVVEPARGIDRSADRYRRDRYYERDRGRSRYDDYNYRYGPPTRTEYRLIVENLSSRISWQDLKDYMRQAGEVTYADAHKQHRNEGVVEFATHSDMRAAMEKLDGTELNGRRVRLVEDRRSSRRRTRSSSSRSRSRSRERRRSSRSRSRRSSRSRSKSRPKSKSPEAKSRSRSRSKCVISCAEQNLKSDRSRSRSASRKSERRSESRQSRERSVSHKSPDRNGRTSPSRSKSKSKSKSKSRSPKHDSKERSRSRSKDAASPKREEERRESKSRSRSRSRSASRERSMSRDRSRSASPRPNGDAPEERASAERSPRSGE, encoded by the exons ATGGTGGGATCACGTGTCTATGTTGGCGGTCTGCCCTTTGGTGTACGGGAAAGAGATTTAGAAAAATTCTTTAAAGGATTTGGAAGGATCAAAGACATTCTTATCAAGAACGGTTATGGATTTGTG gaATTTGAAGATTATAGAGATGCAGATGATGCTGTCTAtgaattaaatggaaaagaacTCCTAGGAGAAAG GGTGGTGGTGGAGCCGGCGAGGGGCATCGACCGCAGCGCAGACCGCTACCGTCGCGACCGCTACTACGAACGAGACCGCGGCCGGTCGCGATACGA TGACTACAATTACAGATACGGCCCGCCGACGCGCACGGAGTATCGACTTATCGTCGAAAATCTGTCTAGCCGCATTAGCTGGCAG GACTTGAAGGATTATATGCGCCAAGCCGGCGAAGTAACTTACGCAGATGCGCATAAGCAACACAGAAATGAAGG CGTGGTCGAGTTCGCGACTCACTCCGACATGCGCGCGGCAATGGAGAAGTTGGACGGCACGGAACTGAATGGGCGTCGCGTCCGGCTCGTGGAGGACCGACGCTCGTCGCGCCGCCGCACGCGCTCGTCGTCCAGCCGCTCGCGCTCGCGCAGTCGGGAGAGACGCCGCTCCAG TAGATCTCGTTCCCGCCGATCGTCCCGCTCGCGCTCCAAGTCTCGCCCGAAGAGCAAGAGTCCCGAAGCCAAGTCCCGGTCGAGATCCAGATCTAA GTGTGTTATTTCATGTGCTGAGCAAAATTTAAAATC GGATCGCAGCCGTTCGAGATCAGCTTCCCGTAAGTCCGAGCGTCGGTCAGAGTCCCGCCAGTCCCGCGAACGCTCCGTCTCCCACAAATCACCCGACCGCAACGGAAGAACGTCGCCGTCCCgctcaaagtcaaagtcaaagtccaAGTCCAAGTCCCGCTCGCCGAAACATGACTCCAA GGAGAGATCTCGCTCCCGCAGCAAGGACGCAGCTTCACCGAAACGTGAGGAGGAACGCCGCGAAAGCAAGTCCCGCTCTCGCTCTCGATCTCGGTCGGCGTCCCGCGAGCGCTCCATGTCCCGCGACCGGTCCCGCTCGGCCTCCCCGCGACCGAATGGTGACGCGCCCGAAGAACGTGCCAGCGCTGAACGCTCTCCGCGCAGCGGCGAATAA
- the LOC126776370 gene encoding serine-arginine protein 55 isoform X3, which translates to MVGSRVYVGGLPFGVRERDLEKFFKGFGRIKDILIKNGYGFVEFEDYRDADDAVYELNGKELLGERVVVEPARGIDRSADRYRRDRYYERDRGRSRYEYGPPTRTEYRLIVENLSSRISWQDLKDYMRQAGEVTYADAHKQHRNEGVVEFATHSDMRAAMEKLDGTELNGRRVRLVEDRRSSRRRTRSSSSRSRSRSRERRRSSRSRSRRSSRSRSKSRPKSKSPEAKSRSRSRSKCVISCAEQNLKSDRSRSRSASRKSERRSESRQSRERSVSHKSPDRNGRTSPSRSKSKSKSKSKSRSPKHDSKERSRSRSKDAASPKREEERRESKSRSRSRSRSASRERSMSRDRSRSASPRPNGDAPEERASAERSPRSGE; encoded by the exons ATGGTGGGATCACGTGTCTATGTTGGCGGTCTGCCCTTTGGTGTACGGGAAAGAGATTTAGAAAAATTCTTTAAAGGATTTGGAAGGATCAAAGACATTCTTATCAAGAACGGTTATGGATTTGTG gaATTTGAAGATTATAGAGATGCAGATGATGCTGTCTAtgaattaaatggaaaagaacTCCTAGGAGAAAG GGTGGTGGTGGAGCCGGCGAGGGGCATCGACCGCAGCGCAGACCGCTACCGTCGCGACCGCTACTACGAACGAGACCGCGGCCGGTCGCGATACGA ATACGGCCCGCCGACGCGCACGGAGTATCGACTTATCGTCGAAAATCTGTCTAGCCGCATTAGCTGGCAG GACTTGAAGGATTATATGCGCCAAGCCGGCGAAGTAACTTACGCAGATGCGCATAAGCAACACAGAAATGAAGG CGTGGTCGAGTTCGCGACTCACTCCGACATGCGCGCGGCAATGGAGAAGTTGGACGGCACGGAACTGAATGGGCGTCGCGTCCGGCTCGTGGAGGACCGACGCTCGTCGCGCCGCCGCACGCGCTCGTCGTCCAGCCGCTCGCGCTCGCGCAGTCGGGAGAGACGCCGCTCCAG TAGATCTCGTTCCCGCCGATCGTCCCGCTCGCGCTCCAAGTCTCGCCCGAAGAGCAAGAGTCCCGAAGCCAAGTCCCGGTCGAGATCCAGATCTAA GTGTGTTATTTCATGTGCTGAGCAAAATTTAAAATC GGATCGCAGCCGTTCGAGATCAGCTTCCCGTAAGTCCGAGCGTCGGTCAGAGTCCCGCCAGTCCCGCGAACGCTCCGTCTCCCACAAATCACCCGACCGCAACGGAAGAACGTCGCCGTCCCgctcaaagtcaaagtcaaagtccaAGTCCAAGTCCCGCTCGCCGAAACATGACTCCAA GGAGAGATCTCGCTCCCGCAGCAAGGACGCAGCTTCACCGAAACGTGAGGAGGAACGCCGCGAAAGCAAGTCCCGCTCTCGCTCTCGATCTCGGTCGGCGTCCCGCGAGCGCTCCATGTCCCGCGACCGGTCCCGCTCGGCCTCCCCGCGACCGAATGGTGACGCGCCCGAAGAACGTGCCAGCGCTGAACGCTCTCCGCGCAGCGGCGAATAA
- the LOC126776370 gene encoding serine-arginine protein 55 isoform X2, with translation MVGSRVYVGGLPFGVRERDLEKFFKGFGRIKDILIKNGYGFVEFEDYRDADDAVYELNGKELLGERVVVEPARGIDRSADRYRRDRYYERDRGRSRYDDYNYRYGPPTRTEYRLIVENLSSRISWQDLKDYMRQAGEVTYADAHKQHRNEGVVEFATHSDMRAAMEKLDGTELNGRRVRLVEDRRSSRRRTRSSSSRSRSRSRERRRSRSRSRRSSRSRSKSRPKSKSPEAKSRSRSRSKCVISCAEQNLKSDRSRSRSASRKSERRSESRQSRERSVSHKSPDRNGRTSPSRSKSKSKSKSKSRSPKHDSKERSRSRSKDAASPKREEERRESKSRSRSRSRSASRERSMSRDRSRSASPRPNGDAPEERASAERSPRSGE, from the exons ATGGTGGGATCACGTGTCTATGTTGGCGGTCTGCCCTTTGGTGTACGGGAAAGAGATTTAGAAAAATTCTTTAAAGGATTTGGAAGGATCAAAGACATTCTTATCAAGAACGGTTATGGATTTGTG gaATTTGAAGATTATAGAGATGCAGATGATGCTGTCTAtgaattaaatggaaaagaacTCCTAGGAGAAAG GGTGGTGGTGGAGCCGGCGAGGGGCATCGACCGCAGCGCAGACCGCTACCGTCGCGACCGCTACTACGAACGAGACCGCGGCCGGTCGCGATACGA TGACTACAATTACAGATACGGCCCGCCGACGCGCACGGAGTATCGACTTATCGTCGAAAATCTGTCTAGCCGCATTAGCTGGCAG GACTTGAAGGATTATATGCGCCAAGCCGGCGAAGTAACTTACGCAGATGCGCATAAGCAACACAGAAATGAAGG CGTGGTCGAGTTCGCGACTCACTCCGACATGCGCGCGGCAATGGAGAAGTTGGACGGCACGGAACTGAATGGGCGTCGCGTCCGGCTCGTGGAGGACCGACGCTCGTCGCGCCGCCGCACGCGCTCGTCGTCCAGCCGCTCGCGCTCGCGCAGTCGGGAGAGACGCCGCTCCAG ATCTCGTTCCCGCCGATCGTCCCGCTCGCGCTCCAAGTCTCGCCCGAAGAGCAAGAGTCCCGAAGCCAAGTCCCGGTCGAGATCCAGATCTAA GTGTGTTATTTCATGTGCTGAGCAAAATTTAAAATC GGATCGCAGCCGTTCGAGATCAGCTTCCCGTAAGTCCGAGCGTCGGTCAGAGTCCCGCCAGTCCCGCGAACGCTCCGTCTCCCACAAATCACCCGACCGCAACGGAAGAACGTCGCCGTCCCgctcaaagtcaaagtcaaagtccaAGTCCAAGTCCCGCTCGCCGAAACATGACTCCAA GGAGAGATCTCGCTCCCGCAGCAAGGACGCAGCTTCACCGAAACGTGAGGAGGAACGCCGCGAAAGCAAGTCCCGCTCTCGCTCTCGATCTCGGTCGGCGTCCCGCGAGCGCTCCATGTCCCGCGACCGGTCCCGCTCGGCCTCCCCGCGACCGAATGGTGACGCGCCCGAAGAACGTGCCAGCGCTGAACGCTCTCCGCGCAGCGGCGAATAA
- the LOC126776370 gene encoding serine-arginine protein 55 isoform X6, whose product MVGSRVYVGGLPFGVRERDLEKFFKGFGRIKDILIKNGYGFVEFEDYRDADDAVYELNGKELLGERVVVEPARGIDRSADRYRRDRYYERDRGRSRYDDYNYRYGPPTRTEYRLIVENLSSRISWQDLKDYMRQAGEVTYADAHKQHRNEGVVEFATHSDMRAAMEKLDGTELNGRRVRLVEDRRSSRRRTRSSSSRSRSRSRERRRSRSRSRRSSRSRSKSRPKSKSPEAKSRSRSRSKDRSRSRSASRKSERRSESRQSRERSVSHKSPDRNGRTSPSRSKSKSKSKSKSRSPKHDSKERSRSRSKDAASPKREEERRESKSRSRSRSRSASRERSMSRDRSRSASPRPNGDAPEERASAERSPRSGE is encoded by the exons ATGGTGGGATCACGTGTCTATGTTGGCGGTCTGCCCTTTGGTGTACGGGAAAGAGATTTAGAAAAATTCTTTAAAGGATTTGGAAGGATCAAAGACATTCTTATCAAGAACGGTTATGGATTTGTG gaATTTGAAGATTATAGAGATGCAGATGATGCTGTCTAtgaattaaatggaaaagaacTCCTAGGAGAAAG GGTGGTGGTGGAGCCGGCGAGGGGCATCGACCGCAGCGCAGACCGCTACCGTCGCGACCGCTACTACGAACGAGACCGCGGCCGGTCGCGATACGA TGACTACAATTACAGATACGGCCCGCCGACGCGCACGGAGTATCGACTTATCGTCGAAAATCTGTCTAGCCGCATTAGCTGGCAG GACTTGAAGGATTATATGCGCCAAGCCGGCGAAGTAACTTACGCAGATGCGCATAAGCAACACAGAAATGAAGG CGTGGTCGAGTTCGCGACTCACTCCGACATGCGCGCGGCAATGGAGAAGTTGGACGGCACGGAACTGAATGGGCGTCGCGTCCGGCTCGTGGAGGACCGACGCTCGTCGCGCCGCCGCACGCGCTCGTCGTCCAGCCGCTCGCGCTCGCGCAGTCGGGAGAGACGCCGCTCCAG ATCTCGTTCCCGCCGATCGTCCCGCTCGCGCTCCAAGTCTCGCCCGAAGAGCAAGAGTCCCGAAGCCAAGTCCCGGTCGAGATCCAGATCTAA GGATCGCAGCCGTTCGAGATCAGCTTCCCGTAAGTCCGAGCGTCGGTCAGAGTCCCGCCAGTCCCGCGAACGCTCCGTCTCCCACAAATCACCCGACCGCAACGGAAGAACGTCGCCGTCCCgctcaaagtcaaagtcaaagtccaAGTCCAAGTCCCGCTCGCCGAAACATGACTCCAA GGAGAGATCTCGCTCCCGCAGCAAGGACGCAGCTTCACCGAAACGTGAGGAGGAACGCCGCGAAAGCAAGTCCCGCTCTCGCTCTCGATCTCGGTCGGCGTCCCGCGAGCGCTCCATGTCCCGCGACCGGTCCCGCTCGGCCTCCCCGCGACCGAATGGTGACGCGCCCGAAGAACGTGCCAGCGCTGAACGCTCTCCGCGCAGCGGCGAATAA